A single region of the Lycium barbarum isolate Lr01 chromosome 2, ASM1917538v2, whole genome shotgun sequence genome encodes:
- the LOC132620313 gene encoding peroxidase N-like, with the protein MRKPCSLTLYSLFVIFLIMFVVVNSQLTADFYAKTCPNVLKIVRKEVQSAIKNEMRMAASLRRLHFHDCFVNGCDASVLLDGNSNTSEKFAAANLNSARGFEVIDKIKNAVEDACSGVVSCADILAIAARDSVLLSGGPTWKVQLGRRDGLAANISGASTALPAPIDPLNTIISKFQDVGLNITDVVSLSGAHTIGLAKCATFDNRLINFSGSGGPDTTLDSSLVSELQNLCPSTSDGNNTASLDRNSTDVFDNHYFKNLLNGRGLLESDQILYSSDAALATTKTLVETYSNSSSLFFSDFVNSMIKMGNISPLTGSDGEIRKNCRVIS; encoded by the exons ATGAGGAAACCATGCAGCCTTACTTTATATTCTCTCTTTGTGATTTTCCTGATCATGTTTGTAGTCGTAAATTCTCAATTAACTGCTGATTTCTACGCAAAAACATGTCCAAATGTCCTGAAAATTGTTCGTAAAGAAGTTCAGAGCGCGATCAAGAATGAAATGAGAATGGCAGCTTCTTTGCGTCGCCTTCATTTTCACGATTGCTTCGTCAAT GGCTGTGATGCATCAGTGTTGCTGGATGGGAATAGTAACACAAGCGAAAAGTTTGCAGCAGCGAACTTGAACTCTGCAAGAGGTTTTGAAGTGATAGATAAGATTAAGAATGCTGTTGAAGATGCATGCAGTGGAGTTGTTTCCTGTGCTGATATACTTGCTATAGCTGCTAGAGATTCAGTCCTACTA AGTGGAGGACCAACATGGAAAGTGCAATTGGGAAGAAGGGATGGATTAGCTGCTAACATATCAGGAGCAAGCACTGCACTTCCAGCTCCTATTGACCCGCTCAATACTATCATTTCAAAGTTCCAAGATGTTGGACTCAACATTACTGATGTTGTCAGCTTATCag GTGCTCATACAATTGGGCTGGCAAAGTGTGCAACCTTTGATAACAGATTAATAAACTTCAGTGGATCAGGTGGACCAGACACAACCCTAGACAGCAGCCTAGTGAGTGAACTCCAGAATTTGTGCCCTTCCACTAGTGATGGAAACAACACTGCATCTCTTGACAGGAACTCCACTGACGTATTTGACAATCACTATTTCAAGAACTTGCTCAATGGAAGAGGTCTTCTTGAATCTGACCAAATCTTGTATTCTAGTGATGCTGCCCTAGCTACAACAAAAACCTTGGTTGAAACTTATAGTAATAGCTCTAGTCTATTCTTTAGTGACTTTGTTAATTCCATGATTAAGATGGGAAATATTAGCCCTCTCACTGGATCAGATGGGGAGATCAGAAAGAATTGTAGGGTAATTAGTTGA